The following are from one region of the Rosistilla carotiformis genome:
- a CDS encoding carboxypeptidase-like regulatory domain-containing protein, whose protein sequence is MICQKICGFGAAFGLLMFLGCENGPMENPEWPARYPASGTVNYQGKPIEGADVTFTNLTAGSTGTGKTDADGKFQLTTYVENDGVVAGEHIVAIRRVDVVDNTPADVDLSAGGEAVPPTITWIIPEKYSNSAKSGLTATISETEPNEFTFDLE, encoded by the coding sequence ATGATTTGCCAAAAGATCTGTGGCTTTGGTGCCGCGTTCGGCTTGTTGATGTTCCTTGGGTGCGAGAATGGCCCGATGGAAAACCCCGAGTGGCCAGCGAGGTATCCCGCTTCGGGAACCGTCAACTATCAAGGCAAGCCGATCGAAGGGGCGGATGTGACGTTCACTAACCTAACCGCTGGATCGACCGGGACGGGGAAGACCGATGCGGATGGGAAGTTTCAATTGACGACGTACGTTGAAAACGATGGCGTTGTCGCGGGCGAACACATCGTCGCGATCCGCCGCGTCGATGTCGTCGACAACACGCCCGCCGACGTCGATCTATCGGCAGGGGGCGAAGCGGTCCCGCCGACGATCACCTGGATCATTCCCGAGAAATATTCGAACTCTGCAAAATCCGGTCTAACAGCCACGATCAGCGAAACCGAACCGAACGAGTTTACGTTCGATCTGGAGTAG